Proteins encoded by one window of Cloeon dipterum chromosome 2, ieCloDipt1.1, whole genome shotgun sequence:
- the LOC135936827 gene encoding lachesin-like isoform X3 — protein sequence MMRRQLHWCVALVLLAAAPAALEMHMPRFAESIPNITVTIGKDAVIACVVDNLKNYKVAWVRVDTQTILSIHHNVITQNPRISLSHNDHRSWYLHINDVHEADRGWYMCQINTDPMRSRVGYVQVVVPPSIIDKETSSDMVVRENSNVSMACKAEGYPEPYIMWRREDGEDINYNGNEVSVVDGELLYITRVSRLHMGAYLCIASNGVPPSISKRVLLRVQFPPMLTIPNQLEGAYMGQDVVLECHTEAYPSSINYWTTERGDMIVSALHVSGDKYEAVSTDDGYKKYMMLKIRNISRKDFGSYKCVAKNSLGETDGLIKLDEIPVPSTTSTTSTTSQPASAGGKKRGRSKHSKQRHKHNEVVGAANKDFTTNRWDRGESNWDDMGQDENPDIPSEGLAMEDDCALSRGAPLLLASSCLLVLWFQ from the exons AAATGCACATGCCCAGATTCGCCGAGAGTATACCAAACATCACGGTGACCATCGGCAAGGATGCCGTTATAGCCTGTGTTGTCGACAACCTCAAAAATTACAAG GTGGCTTGGGTGCGCGTGGACACGCAGACGATCCTCTCGATCCACCACAACGTGATCACGCAGAACCCGCGCATCTCTCTGTCGCACAACGACCACCGCTCGTGGTATTTGCACATCAACGACGTCCACGAGGCCGACCGGGGCTGGTACATGTGCCAAATAAACACGGATCCCATGAGGTCGCGCGTCGGATATGTCCAGGTCGTCG TGCCGCCGAGCATCATCGACAAGGAGACGAGTTCGGACATGGTGGTGCGCGAGAACAGCAACGTGTCGATGGCGTGCAAGGCCGAGGGCTACCCTGAGCCCTACATAATGTGGCGTCGCGAGGACGGAGAAGACATCAACTACAATGGCAACGAAG TGAGCGTTGTGGACGGTGAGCTGTTGTACATAACGCGGGTCAGCCGGTTGCACATGGGCGCCTACTTGTGTATCGCGTCCAACGGAGTGCCGCCATCCATCAGCAAAAGGGTTCTGCTGCGCGTGCAGT TTCCTCCCATGCTGACGATTCCGAATCAACTGGAAGGTGCTTACATGGGCCAAGACGTGGTGCTCGAGTGTCACACGGAAGCTTACCCATCCTCCATCAATTACTGGACAACGGAGAGAGGCGACATGATCGTTTCAG CTCTGCATGTTTCAGGGGACAAGTACGAAGCGGTGTCGACTGACGACGGCTACAAGAAGTACATGATGCTCAAAATTCGCAATATCTCGCGGAAGGACTTTGGGTCCTACAAATGCGTGGCCAAAAACTCGCTTGGGGAGACCGACGGACTCATCAAACTCGATG AAATCCCGGTGCCGTCGACCACATCGACCACTTCCACCACCAGCCAGCCTGCGTCGGCAGGTGGCAAGAAGCGAG GTCGGAGCAAACACTCGAAACAACGGCACAAGCATAACGAGGTGGTCGGAGCAGCCAACAAGGATTTCACCACCAACAGATGGGATCGCG GTGAGTCGAATTGGGACGACATGGGCCAGGACGAGAACCCTGACATCCCGTCGGAGGGACTGGCCATGGAGGACGACTGCGCGTTGTCCCGCGGCGCACCCTTGCTGCTGGCATCGTCGTGTCTGCTCGTGTTGTGGTTCCAATGA
- the LOC135936827 gene encoding lachesin-like isoform X1 encodes MMRRQLHWCVALVLLAAAPAALGRHSREVKKGGRGGAVEELANEMHMPRFAESIPNITVTIGKDAVIACVVDNLKNYKVAWVRVDTQTILSIHHNVITQNPRISLSHNDHRSWYLHINDVHEADRGWYMCQINTDPMRSRVGYVQVVVPPSIIDKETSSDMVVRENSNVSMACKAEGYPEPYIMWRREDGEDINYNGNEVSVVDGELLYITRVSRLHMGAYLCIASNGVPPSISKRVLLRVQFPPMLTIPNQLEGAYMGQDVVLECHTEAYPSSINYWTTERGDMIVSALHVSGDKYEAVSTDDGYKKYMMLKIRNISRKDFGSYKCVAKNSLGETDGLIKLDEIPVPSTTSTTSTTSQPASAGGKKRGRSKHSKQRHKHNEVVGAANKDFTTNRWDRGESNWDDMGQDENPDIPSEGLAMEDDCALSRGAPLLLASSCLLVLWFQ; translated from the exons AAATGCACATGCCCAGATTCGCCGAGAGTATACCAAACATCACGGTGACCATCGGCAAGGATGCCGTTATAGCCTGTGTTGTCGACAACCTCAAAAATTACAAG GTGGCTTGGGTGCGCGTGGACACGCAGACGATCCTCTCGATCCACCACAACGTGATCACGCAGAACCCGCGCATCTCTCTGTCGCACAACGACCACCGCTCGTGGTATTTGCACATCAACGACGTCCACGAGGCCGACCGGGGCTGGTACATGTGCCAAATAAACACGGATCCCATGAGGTCGCGCGTCGGATATGTCCAGGTCGTCG TGCCGCCGAGCATCATCGACAAGGAGACGAGTTCGGACATGGTGGTGCGCGAGAACAGCAACGTGTCGATGGCGTGCAAGGCCGAGGGCTACCCTGAGCCCTACATAATGTGGCGTCGCGAGGACGGAGAAGACATCAACTACAATGGCAACGAAG TGAGCGTTGTGGACGGTGAGCTGTTGTACATAACGCGGGTCAGCCGGTTGCACATGGGCGCCTACTTGTGTATCGCGTCCAACGGAGTGCCGCCATCCATCAGCAAAAGGGTTCTGCTGCGCGTGCAGT TTCCTCCCATGCTGACGATTCCGAATCAACTGGAAGGTGCTTACATGGGCCAAGACGTGGTGCTCGAGTGTCACACGGAAGCTTACCCATCCTCCATCAATTACTGGACAACGGAGAGAGGCGACATGATCGTTTCAG CTCTGCATGTTTCAGGGGACAAGTACGAAGCGGTGTCGACTGACGACGGCTACAAGAAGTACATGATGCTCAAAATTCGCAATATCTCGCGGAAGGACTTTGGGTCCTACAAATGCGTGGCCAAAAACTCGCTTGGGGAGACCGACGGACTCATCAAACTCGATG AAATCCCGGTGCCGTCGACCACATCGACCACTTCCACCACCAGCCAGCCTGCGTCGGCAGGTGGCAAGAAGCGAG GTCGGAGCAAACACTCGAAACAACGGCACAAGCATAACGAGGTGGTCGGAGCAGCCAACAAGGATTTCACCACCAACAGATGGGATCGCG GTGAGTCGAATTGGGACGACATGGGCCAGGACGAGAACCCTGACATCCCGTCGGAGGGACTGGCCATGGAGGACGACTGCGCGTTGTCCCGCGGCGCACCCTTGCTGCTGGCATCGTCGTGTCTGCTCGTGTTGTGGTTCCAATGA
- the LOC135936827 gene encoding lachesin-like isoform X2 translates to MMRRQLHWCVALVLLAAAPAALGRHSREVKKGGRGGAVEELANEMHMPRFAESIPNITVTIGKDAVIACVVDNLKNYKVAWVRVDTQTILSIHHNVITQNPRISLSHNDHRSWYLHINDVHEADRGWYMCQINTDPMRSRVGYVQVVVPPSIIDKETSSDMVVRENSNVSMACKAEGYPEPYIMWRREDGEDINYNGNEVSVVDGELLYITRVSRLHMGAYLCIASNGVPPSISKRVLLRVQFPPMLTIPNQLEGAYMGQDVVLECHTEAYPSSINYWTTERGDMIVSGDKYEAVSTDDGYKKYMMLKIRNISRKDFGSYKCVAKNSLGETDGLIKLDEIPVPSTTSTTSTTSQPASAGGKKRGRSKHSKQRHKHNEVVGAANKDFTTNRWDRGESNWDDMGQDENPDIPSEGLAMEDDCALSRGAPLLLASSCLLVLWFQ, encoded by the exons AAATGCACATGCCCAGATTCGCCGAGAGTATACCAAACATCACGGTGACCATCGGCAAGGATGCCGTTATAGCCTGTGTTGTCGACAACCTCAAAAATTACAAG GTGGCTTGGGTGCGCGTGGACACGCAGACGATCCTCTCGATCCACCACAACGTGATCACGCAGAACCCGCGCATCTCTCTGTCGCACAACGACCACCGCTCGTGGTATTTGCACATCAACGACGTCCACGAGGCCGACCGGGGCTGGTACATGTGCCAAATAAACACGGATCCCATGAGGTCGCGCGTCGGATATGTCCAGGTCGTCG TGCCGCCGAGCATCATCGACAAGGAGACGAGTTCGGACATGGTGGTGCGCGAGAACAGCAACGTGTCGATGGCGTGCAAGGCCGAGGGCTACCCTGAGCCCTACATAATGTGGCGTCGCGAGGACGGAGAAGACATCAACTACAATGGCAACGAAG TGAGCGTTGTGGACGGTGAGCTGTTGTACATAACGCGGGTCAGCCGGTTGCACATGGGCGCCTACTTGTGTATCGCGTCCAACGGAGTGCCGCCATCCATCAGCAAAAGGGTTCTGCTGCGCGTGCAGT TTCCTCCCATGCTGACGATTCCGAATCAACTGGAAGGTGCTTACATGGGCCAAGACGTGGTGCTCGAGTGTCACACGGAAGCTTACCCATCCTCCATCAATTACTGGACAACGGAGAGAGGCGACATGATCGTTTCAG GGGACAAGTACGAAGCGGTGTCGACTGACGACGGCTACAAGAAGTACATGATGCTCAAAATTCGCAATATCTCGCGGAAGGACTTTGGGTCCTACAAATGCGTGGCCAAAAACTCGCTTGGGGAGACCGACGGACTCATCAAACTCGATG AAATCCCGGTGCCGTCGACCACATCGACCACTTCCACCACCAGCCAGCCTGCGTCGGCAGGTGGCAAGAAGCGAG GTCGGAGCAAACACTCGAAACAACGGCACAAGCATAACGAGGTGGTCGGAGCAGCCAACAAGGATTTCACCACCAACAGATGGGATCGCG GTGAGTCGAATTGGGACGACATGGGCCAGGACGAGAACCCTGACATCCCGTCGGAGGGACTGGCCATGGAGGACGACTGCGCGTTGTCCCGCGGCGCACCCTTGCTGCTGGCATCGTCGTGTCTGCTCGTGTTGTGGTTCCAATGA
- the LOC135935997 gene encoding uncharacterized protein LOC135935997 isoform X2 yields MTLRERDISHLFIRRKGEDVFDSDESYVSFDDSSESDDSYRNAILRIKELEKINKGLESQNKSLKELAVENEETIKKLLNRVKECDQKALIEHKKLSKLEEVVLNLQTERDEILISSRDEVERKNTALASLQTQNVALQDEKCGLTQKLRDCQEELQHLQASYKACLTQINESDKIICTLQNDQNSEITEYKSRIQYLEEKVANLQAKLENCAQNYDVQMNDHLSYILSNGVIAQCIQFTALLISMCEKCARRPLNRSNSFIGVKQETEKSYLESQSRLSEGNSLAIELMQEKNCHHTHSFSEPVTKERQTFQIQNFSLSRFLLFAITMCCWSVLFGCCNRKSIVEHIEFSLSIGSFYVGLTR; encoded by the exons ATGACTTTGAGGGAGCGTGACATATCGCATTTGTTTATTAGAAGAAAGG gcgAGGATGTGTTTGACAGTGACGAATCGTACGTTTCATTTGATGACAGCAGTGAATCTGACGATTCCTACCGAAACGC AATCTTGCGTATTAAGGAACtggagaaaattaacaaaggaTTAGAAAGCCAGAACAAATCACTGAAAGAACTTGCCGTTGAAAATgaggaaacaattaaaaagctgCTCAATCGAGTGAAGGAATGCGACCAGAAGGCGCTAATTGA gcaCAAAAAGCTTTCGAAATTGGAAGAGGTTGTTTTAAATCTGCAGACGGAAAGGgatgagattttaatttcctcgaGAGATGAGGTAGAGAGGAAAAACACTGCGCTGGCCTCGCTGCAGACCCAAAATGTCGCTCTTCAGGACGAAAAGTGCGGACTCACTCAAAAACTCAGAGACTGCCAAGAGGAG TTGCAACACTTACAAGCCAGCTACAAAGCGTGCTTGACGCAAATCAACGAGTCcgacaaaattatttgcacgcTCCAAAACGACCAGAACAGCGAGATCACAGAGTACAAGAGTCGGATCCAGTATTTGGAGGAAAAGGTTGCCAATCTGCAAGCAAAACTGGAAAACTGCGCTCAAAATTACGAC GTTCAGATGAACGATCACTTATCATATATCCTCTCTAATGGAGTTATAGCGCAATGCATACAATTTACTGCTTTGTTGATCTCCATGTGCGAGAAATGCGCGCGAAGGCCGCTGAACAG ATCCAACAGTTTCATTGGCGTGAAGCAGGAAACTGAAAAGAGCTATTTGGAGAGTCAAAGCAGGCTGTCAGAAGGCAATTCCCTAGCGATTGAGCTGATGCAGGAAAAGAACTGCCATCACACTCATTCGttcag TGAACCTGTGACAAAGGAAAGGCAAACATtccaaatacaaaatttttcccTGAGCAGGTTCTTGCTTTTCGCAATAACAATGTGCTGCTGGAGTGTGCTTTTTGGGTGTTGTAATCGTAAGTCTATTGTAGAGcatattgaattttcactttcgATTGGAAGTTTCTATGTTGGTCTCACCaggtaa
- the LOC135935997 gene encoding uncharacterized protein LOC135935997 isoform X1, which yields MTLRERDISHLFIRRKGEDVFDSDESYVSFDDSSESDDSYRNAILRIKELEKINKGLESQNKSLKELAVENEETIKKLLNRVKECDQKALIEHKKLSKLEEVVLNLQTERDEILISSRDEVERKNTALASLQTQNVALQDEKCGLTQKLRDCQEELQHLQASYKACLTQINESDKIICTLQNDQNSEITEYKSRIQYLEEKVANLQAKLENCAQNYDVQMNDHLSYILSNGVIAQCIQFTALLISMCEKCARRPLNRNHSRSNSFIGVKQETEKSYLESQSRLSEGNSLAIELMQEKNCHHTHSFSEPVTKERQTFQIQNFSLSRFLLFAITMCCWSVLFGCCNRKSIVEHIEFSLSIGSFYVGLTR from the exons ATGACTTTGAGGGAGCGTGACATATCGCATTTGTTTATTAGAAGAAAGG gcgAGGATGTGTTTGACAGTGACGAATCGTACGTTTCATTTGATGACAGCAGTGAATCTGACGATTCCTACCGAAACGC AATCTTGCGTATTAAGGAACtggagaaaattaacaaaggaTTAGAAAGCCAGAACAAATCACTGAAAGAACTTGCCGTTGAAAATgaggaaacaattaaaaagctgCTCAATCGAGTGAAGGAATGCGACCAGAAGGCGCTAATTGA gcaCAAAAAGCTTTCGAAATTGGAAGAGGTTGTTTTAAATCTGCAGACGGAAAGGgatgagattttaatttcctcgaGAGATGAGGTAGAGAGGAAAAACACTGCGCTGGCCTCGCTGCAGACCCAAAATGTCGCTCTTCAGGACGAAAAGTGCGGACTCACTCAAAAACTCAGAGACTGCCAAGAGGAG TTGCAACACTTACAAGCCAGCTACAAAGCGTGCTTGACGCAAATCAACGAGTCcgacaaaattatttgcacgcTCCAAAACGACCAGAACAGCGAGATCACAGAGTACAAGAGTCGGATCCAGTATTTGGAGGAAAAGGTTGCCAATCTGCAAGCAAAACTGGAAAACTGCGCTCAAAATTACGAC GTTCAGATGAACGATCACTTATCATATATCCTCTCTAATGGAGTTATAGCGCAATGCATACAATTTACTGCTTTGTTGATCTCCATGTGCGAGAAATGCGCGCGAAGGCCGCTGAACAG AAATCATTCCAGATCCAACAGTTTCATTGGCGTGAAGCAGGAAACTGAAAAGAGCTATTTGGAGAGTCAAAGCAGGCTGTCAGAAGGCAATTCCCTAGCGATTGAGCTGATGCAGGAAAAGAACTGCCATCACACTCATTCGttcag TGAACCTGTGACAAAGGAAAGGCAAACATtccaaatacaaaatttttcccTGAGCAGGTTCTTGCTTTTCGCAATAACAATGTGCTGCTGGAGTGTGCTTTTTGGGTGTTGTAATCGTAAGTCTATTGTAGAGcatattgaattttcactttcgATTGGAAGTTTCTATGTTGGTCTCACCaggtaa